From a region of the Fischerella sp. JS2 genome:
- a CDS encoding LLM class flavin-dependent oxidoreductase, producing MEFSLLYFSGDGSTTQVDKYHLLLETAKFADQHNFAAIWTPERHFHPFGGLYPNPSVISAALAMVTEKIQLRSGSIVMPLQHPVRVAEEWGVVDNLSKGRVSLSFAPGWHADDFLLVPENYAARKEIMWRGIETVQKLWQGESIGFKGGTGNVVNIKTFPRPIQSKLPIWITCQADNTFIGAGKIGANVLTSLLYATPEDLGQQISLYRDSLMQHGHDPKSGKVALMMHTFIGEDTQSVKQKVKEPFCNYLKTHFGLVENLAKTINFQVDIKSFTEEDRNSLLSFAFERYFQGRVMIGTIATCRETIEYMHSIGVDEIACLIDFGLDFDSVMTSLYKLQKITEEYQVKKTVGHYSALSFFG from the coding sequence ATGGAATTCAGCTTACTATATTTTTCTGGTGATGGGTCAACAACCCAAGTAGATAAATATCATCTCTTACTTGAAACAGCCAAGTTTGCTGATCAACATAATTTTGCAGCAATCTGGACTCCTGAGCGGCATTTTCACCCCTTTGGAGGACTCTATCCTAATCCATCGGTAATTAGTGCTGCGTTGGCAATGGTAACTGAAAAAATTCAGCTACGATCTGGTAGTATTGTCATGCCGTTACAACATCCCGTCCGAGTTGCTGAAGAGTGGGGTGTAGTTGATAATCTTTCTAAGGGTAGAGTCAGTCTTTCTTTTGCACCGGGTTGGCACGCTGATGATTTTTTATTAGTTCCAGAAAATTATGCAGCTCGTAAAGAAATAATGTGGCGGGGTATTGAGACAGTCCAAAAACTTTGGCAAGGTGAATCAATTGGATTTAAAGGAGGGACTGGAAATGTTGTCAATATCAAAACGTTCCCGCGTCCCATACAATCAAAATTACCGATTTGGATTACTTGTCAAGCAGATAATACATTTATTGGTGCTGGAAAAATTGGGGCTAATGTTTTAACTTCTTTGCTATATGCCACTCCAGAGGATTTAGGACAACAAATATCTCTTTACCGTGATTCTTTGATGCAACACGGTCATGATCCCAAGAGTGGAAAAGTAGCGCTGATGATGCATACTTTTATTGGGGAAGATACTCAATCAGTAAAGCAGAAAGTCAAGGAGCCTTTTTGCAATTATTTAAAAACTCATTTTGGACTAGTTGAAAACTTAGCCAAAACAATTAATTTTCAGGTAGATATAAAATCTTTTACGGAAGAAGATCGTAATAGCCTTTTATCATTTGCTTTTGAACGCTATTTTCAAGGACGAGTCATGATAGGAACGATCGCAACCTGTCGTGAAACTATTGAATATATGCATTCAATTGGTGTTGATGAAATTGCGTGTTTGATTGATTTTGGCTTGGATTTTGATTCTGTGATGACAAGCTTATATAAGTTGCAAAAAATAACAGAAGAGTATCAAGTGAAAAAGACTGTGGGACATTACTCAGCACTCAGCTTTTTTGGGTGA